A stretch of DNA from Bacillus sp. NP157:
CAGGAACTGTTGCAGGCGATCCTGGGCGAAGGCCAGCGGCTGGATCGCTACATCCAGAACCTGCTGGACATGACCCGGCTCGGCCACGGCACCTTGCAGCTCACCCGCGACTGGGTCGATGCCGGGGAGATCGTCGCTGCCGCCGTGGCGCGGCTGCGCAAGCTCTATCCGGATGTCCGCGTCGACGTGCACCTGCCGTCCGACACCGTGCTGCTGCACGTGCACCCCGCGCTGATCGAGCAGGCGCTGTTCAATATCCTCGAGAACGCGGCCAGCTTCTCGCCGCCGGGCGAACCGGTGCGGGTGATCGTGCGAACCGAAGCGGGCCGGCTGCTGGTCGACATCGCCGATGCCGGCCCCGGCATTCCCGAGGATGAGCGCGCGCGGATCTTCGACATGTTCTACTCGGTGTCGCGCGGCGACCGCGGCAAGCAAGGCACCGGGCTCGGCCTGGCCATCTGCCGTGGCATGATCGGCGCCCATGGCGGCAGCGTGGAAGCCTTGCCCCACCCCGGCCAGGGCACGACCATACGGGTCTCGCTGCCGTTGCCGCCACCGCCCGACGAGAACGCATGACGTCCACCGCACCCCGTGTCCTGGTCATCGACGACGAAGCGCAGATCCGCCGCTTCCTCGACATCGGCCTGCGCGCCGAGGGCTACCACGTGTTGCTCGCCGCGACCGGCGACGAAGGCCTGGGGCTGGCCGCCACGCAGTCGCCCGACGTGGTGGTGCTCGACATCGGCCTGCCCGATCGCGAAGGCCACGAGGTGCTGCGCGAACTGCGCACGTGGAGCCAGGTGCCGGTGCTGATGCTGTCGGTGCGGGATGCGGAAAGCGAAAAGGTGAAGGCGCTAGACAGCGGCGCCAACGACTACGTGACCAAGCCGTTCGGCATCCAGGAGTTGATGGCGCGGCTGCGCGTGCTGCTGCGCCAGGGTGCGAAGGCCGGCAACGCCGACGCACCCGTGCGCTTCGACGACGGCTCGCTCGTCGTCGACCTTGCCCGGCGTGAAGTGTCGCTGGACGGTGCGCTGCT
This window harbors:
- a CDS encoding response regulator yields the protein MTSTAPRVLVIDDEAQIRRFLDIGLRAEGYHVLLAATGDEGLGLAATQSPDVVVLDIGLPDREGHEVLRELRTWSQVPVLMLSVRDAESEKVKALDSGANDYVTKPFGIQELMARLRVLLRQGAKAGNADAPVRFDDGSLVVDLARREVSLDGALLALTRKEFAVLAMLVRHAGRVVTQQQILRDTWGPTHVMDTHYLRIVMGKLRQKLGDDASAPRWLKTEPGVGYRFLA